The following proteins are co-located in the Xyrauchen texanus isolate HMW12.3.18 chromosome 43, RBS_HiC_50CHRs, whole genome shotgun sequence genome:
- the LOC127635964 gene encoding nuclear factor interleukin-3-regulated protein-like: MQAIKKEPYSGEDALVLAVALQGADSDLINHKMPNLPFKTKSTTCRRKREFIPDEKKDNIYWERRRKNNEAAKRSREKRRLNDMVLENKLMALGEENASLKAELLSLKLRFGLLSSAAYAQEVLKISNSTDELYQDFVMPSATKGSYLRELKPAQLSSSCISVIKHSPHCSMSDGSDSSTLTQGSPLINIPRTPDIIKQEPLETSSYAKDRTSLNELYRNYLSSPFPGSFSQSSPFMQLTRSSSNSPRMSDGDDGAISKSSDGEDEQQVPKGPVPSRAYAKSVIVSTLKVPEPSASALPHKLRIKARAIQIKVEAIDPDFESSGKSSSPMDMSASGFYQMGQYATPEYIQSSLHPLSLQVNNAQDWNHQPKEWQKDHWETPASCKHRLCPDSPGLMPKLIGLQSDSYANSDSENVYLKQGIADLSAEVASLKRLITKRQGSVIESTKSTTDLDSN, encoded by the coding sequence ATGCAGGCCATTAAGAAAGAACCCTATAGTGGAGAGGATGCCCTGGTTCTGGCAGTGGCTTTACAAGGGGCAGACAGTGACCTGATTAACCACAAAATGCCCAACCTGccctttaagaccaagtctacCACCTGTCGTAGAAAACGGGAATTTATCCCAGATGAGAAGAAAGATAATATATACTGGGAGAGAAGGCGCAAAAACAATGAAGCAGCGAAACGCTCACGAGAAAAGCGCAGACTCAATGACATGGTGTTGGAGAATAAGCTCATGGCCCTAGGTGAAGAGAATGCATCACTGAAAGCTGAGCTGCTGTCACTGAAACTCAGATTTGGCCTACTGAGCTCTGCTGCATATGCCCAGGAGGTGCTGAAAATTTCTAATTCAACTGATGAACTCTACCAGGACTTTGTCATGCCAAGTGCAACCAAGGGTTCCTACCTAAGAGAACTGAAGCCGGCACAACTGAGCAGCAGTTGCATATCAGTGATCAAGCACTCACCTCACTGCTCCATGTCTGATGGTTCCGACTCAAGCACACTGACCCAGGGGAGCCCACTTATAAATATTCCCAGAACTCCCGATATCATCAAACAAGAACCCTTGGAAACTAGCAGTTATGCAAAAGACAGGACCAGTTTGAATGAACTTTACAGAAACTACCTTAGTAGCCCGTTCCCTGGAAGCTTCTCCCAATCATCTCCATTCATGCAACTTACCAGATCATCTAGCAATTCACCACGAATGTCTGATGGCGATGATGGGGCCATAAGTAAGTCTTCGGATGGAGAGGATGAACAGCAGGTCCCAAAGGGTCCAGTTCCATCTAGGGCTTATGCAAAGAGTGTGATAGTCTCAACCCTCAAAGTGCCAGAGCCTAGTGCATCAGCTTTGCCCCACAAATTGAGGATCAAAGCAAGGGCCATACAGATCAAAGTGGAGGCTATTGATCCCGACTTCGAATCATCGGGCAAGTCCTCCTCTCCCATGGACATGTCTGCAAGTGGATTCTACCAAATGGGACAGTATGCTACACCGGAGTACATTCAGTCATCTCTTCACCCATTATCTTTGCAGGTGAACAATGCTCAGGACTGGAACCACCAGCCTAAGGAATGGCAAAAAGATCACTGGGAGACACCAGCTAGCTGCAAGCACCGCCTCTGTCCGGACTCACCAGGACTTATGCCTAAACTCATAGGCCTTCAAAGCGATTCCTATGCTAACTCTGACTCTGAGAATGTGTACTTGAAACAAGGCATTGCTGATTTGTCAGCAGAAGTGGCTTCCTTGAAAAGACTGATTACAAAGCGGCAGGGGTCTGTAATTGAGTCCACCAAAAGCACTACTGATCTTGACTCAAACTGA